In bacterium BMS3Abin02, the genomic window ATCATCGCTTCGATGCTGTAGGACTCGACGGCTCCGGCGAACTTCTCCGCATCGGACTTGATTCCACGGATCACCGGAGTCGCCGCCCAGTCCTCGGCAAAGCGCGCGTAGACGTCCAGCATGAGGAGAGCCTCGTCACGGGCCTCCTGCTCGGTCTCGTGTGCCGTATGACCTTCCTGCCACAGGAACTCGGTCGTGCGAAGGAAGAGGCGAGTTCGCATCTCCCAGCGCACGACGTTCGCCCACTGGTTGATCAGCAGCGGCAGGTCGCGATAACTCTTGATCCACTTGGCGAACATCGCGTTGATGATGGTCTCGGAGGTTGGGCGAACGACGAGAGGGTCTTCGAGTTTCTTGCCACCGCCGTGGGTCACGATCGCGAGCTCGGGAGAGAACCCCTCCACGTGCTCCGCTTCCTTCTCGATGAACGAATAGGGGATGAACAGCGGAAAGTAGGCGTTCTGATGGCCCGTCTCCTTGAACATGTCGTCGAGGGCCTTCTGCATGTGCTCCCAGATGGCATAGCCGTACGGCCGGATGACCATACAGCCTCGGACCGGTGAGTAGTCGGCCAGCTCTGCGCGCTGCACCACGTCGGTGTACCAGCGGCTGTAGTCCTCGCTTCTCGGGGTAACTTTCTGTTGCGCCACGGATCCTCTGCTTTCGGGTAGCAGGTGAGAATAGTCAGTCGTCGGTCGGCGCCGTTGCGACTTTGCCCACAGCGGCACGACGCTCTTCGGCGCGATTCACATCTCCCTGGCGTTCGAACAGATCCCTGGCGTCGGCCACGGCCTCGACCCCGGCAGTCGCGTCGGCTGCCGCCAGCCTCGCATCCGTCCCCTCCTCGACGAGCTTCCGTGCCTCCTCCAGGAGCGCCTCGACCATGTCCGCTTCAGGGATCACCCTCACCACCTTGCCTTTGATGAAGAGGTGCCCTTTGCCGCGTCCGGCAGCAATACCGATGTCGGCCTCTCTCGCCTCACCGGGCCCGTTGACGATACAGCCCATCACCGCGACCTGAATCGGCAGGTTCGCAGCTTCGAGGCGTTCCTGCGCCTCGCTCGCCACCTTGATCACATCGACCTCCGCCCTTCCACACGAAGGGCAGGCGATCAGATCGAGGCCTCTACGTTCGCGCAGGCCGAGATACTCGAGGAGTTGTCTCCCCGCCTTCGCCTCCTCCACGGGATCCGCGGTCAGTGAAAAGCGGATCGTATCGCCGATACCCTCCAAGAGCAACGTCGCGATTCCCGCCACCGTCTTGATGATGCCGGCGGGTGGTGGCCCGGCCTCGGTCACCCCGAGATGCAACGGGTAGTCGACTTGCCCGGAAAGCAGCCGGTATGCGCTCACCATGGACGGAACGTTCGAGTGCTTCACCGAGATCTTGATGTCACGGAATCCCACGTCCTCGAGATAGGCGACCTCCTTGATCGCCGATGCCACCAGGGCTTCCGGCACCGGGCCCCCGAACCGCCGGAGAAGGTCCTTGTCCAGAGATCCGGCGTTGACGCCGACGCGAATGGGAACCTCCCGCTCCCTGGCTTCCCGGGCGACCGTCTTGATGTGCTGCTCGTCTCGAATGTTCCCCGGGTTCAGACGCAGACCGTCGACACCGGCCTCGAGCGCCGCGAGGGCGAGGCGATACTGGAAGTGGATGTCGGCGATGATGGGCACGGGCGAACGGGGCACGATCTCGACGAGACCTTGAGCTGCTTCTACGGTGTCGCAGGTGACGCGGACGATGTCGGCGCCGGCACCCGCGAGGGCGTACACCTGAGCAAGCGTGCCGCCGACATCCGACGTTTTGGTCGTTGTCATCGACTGGACGCTCACCGGCGCGCCCCCACCAACGGGAACCCGGCCGACATGGACTACGCGGGTGGTCTTGCGCTGCATCATCCGAGACTGATCGGGTTGACGATGTCGAGCAGCAGCGACACGGAGAAGAGGAAGATCACGAGTATCATCACGGCGGCCGCTACGGGCATCAGTTTGCGCATGTCCGCCTTGCGGCCGGTGACCCGCTCGTACAGCGCCACCGCAAAGTGCCCGCCGTCCAACGGATAGAACGGCAGCCCGTTGAAGACACCGAGCACGATGTTGATCAGCCCGATCAACGCGAGCAGCGCCTGGAAGTCCAACCCCTCTCCAAGGTGGACGATGCCGATGGGACTCACGGGACGTATGTCGTTCGGCACATCGGTGTTACCGACGAACGCACCTGCCAGACGGGCCAGGGACGACGGACGAACGAGGTTCCCCAAGGCGGTGATCGTCTCGACGGTCGTGGTTCCCACGGCTCGTCCGGCGAGGCCGGCGGCACGGAACACTCCGACGGACTCACGCTGGTACTCCGGACTGACACCCAGGTAGCCGACCGTCTCGCCTCGTTCGTTCAGCGTCGATGCGAGAGTCGTATCGAGTTCGACGGTTGCGCCGTCCCGGAGAACCGTCAGGGACACCTCCTGGTTCGGACGATCGGCAATGAGCGCGGCAAGCTGATCCCAGCCGGTCACCTGTACCCCGTCCACCGACACGATCCGATCACCGACCTGGAGGCCCGCTGTGGCAGCAGGGCTGGCAGCGCCGTTGTCGAGCGTCGGTTGAATCGCCGCCATCGTCGTCAGTGGTCGGCTGGAGTTCTCGATGCCGTAACCGACGAGAATGCCGAAGAAGATCAGGAAGGCGAGGAGGAAGTGCAGGAACACTCCTGCCAGCACGACGACCGACTTCTCCCAGAACTTCTTGTCACGATAGGTGCGGCCGATGTCTTCGGGCGCCATCTCCTCGAGCGGATCCATGCCCGCGATCTTGTTGTATCCGCCCAGGGGAATCGCCTTGATCCCGAATTCGGTCTCGCCACGCGTCGTCGACCAGATCTTGGGCCCGAACCCGAGGAAGAACTCCGTGACCTTCATTCCGGTGGCCCGCGCGGCAACGAAATGGCCGGTCTCGTGAATCATGATCGAGACGACCACCGCGACAAGCATGATCACTCCGCCACTCATATCGCCCTCAACGGTACCGGGAGAGCGGGCATACCCACCATCAGCACGCACCGCCGATCAATGAGCTCGCGACCGCACGTGCCTCCGCGTCGACCGCGAGCACGTCGTCGACGGTATCGACGTCGATCGTCGGTATCCGCTCGATGGTCTGCTCGAGAACGGAAGCGATGCCGAGCAGTCCCAGGCGGCCGTCCAGAAACGCCCTGACGGCGATCTCGTCGGCTGCGTTGACGGCGGCCGGCGTCGAACCTCCTCTTCTCCCCGCCTCCAGGACGACACCGAATGCAGGGAACGCTTCTCCGTCCGGTTCGAAGAACGTCAGGGTCTTGCCGGCCAAGTCGAACCGGCCACCGCCACGCTCCCTGTTCGGATAGGTGATGGCGTACTGGATCGGTATCCGCATGTCCGGTTCACCGATCTGGGCCTTGAGCGATCCGTCCTCGAACTCGACGAGCGAGTGCACGATGCTCTGTGGGTGCACGACCACGTCGATGCTCTCGTACTCCATGCCGAAGAGGTGGTGCGCCTCGATCACTTCGAATCCTTTGTTCACCAACGTCGCAGAGTCGATCGTGATTCGCGGCCCCATCGACCACGTTGGATGCGCCAGCGCCTCGGCGGGTGTGACGTTGGCGATCTCGTCCCTGGTCTTGGAACGCAAGGGCCCACCGGAGGCGGTGAGGATCAGACGCCGCACGTCTCGAGAGCGTTCACCTACGAGACACTGGAACAACGCAGAGTGCTCCGAGTCGACGGGAATCAACTCTCCGCCGCCGCGTCTGAGCGCGTCGAGCACGACCGGACCACCTGCCACCAGGCTCTCCTTGTTGGCAAGAGCAAGGCGGTTGCCGGCTTCCAGGGCGGCAACCGATGCTCCGAGAC contains:
- the ispG gene encoding 4-hydroxy-3-methylbut-2-en-1-yl diphosphate synthase; translation: MMQRKTTRVVHVGRVPVGGGAPVSVQSMTTTKTSDVGGTLAQVYALAGAGADIVRVTCDTVEAAQGLVEIVPRSPVPIIADIHFQYRLALAALEAGVDGLRLNPGNIRDEQHIKTVAREAREREVPIRVGVNAGSLDKDLLRRFGGPVPEALVASAIKEVAYLEDVGFRDIKISVKHSNVPSMVSAYRLLSGQVDYPLHLGVTEAGPPPAGIIKTVAGIATLLLEGIGDTIRFSLTADPVEEAKAGRQLLEYLGLRERRGLDLIACPSCGRAEVDVIKVASEAQERLEAANLPIQVAVMGCIVNGPGEAREADIGIAAGRGKGHLFIKGKVVRVIPEADMVEALLEEARKLVEEGTDARLAAADATAGVEAVADARDLFERQGDVNRAEERRAAVGKVATAPTDD
- the rip1 gene encoding zinc metalloprotease Rip1, coding for MSGGVIMLVAVVVSIMIHETGHFVAARATGMKVTEFFLGFGPKIWSTTRGETEFGIKAIPLGGYNKIAGMDPLEEMAPEDIGRTYRDKKFWEKSVVVLAGVFLHFLLAFLIFFGILVGYGIENSSRPLTTMAAIQPTLDNGAASPAATAGLQVGDRIVSVDGVQVTGWDQLAALIADRPNQEVSLTVLRDGATVELDTTLASTLNERGETVGYLGVSPEYQRESVGVFRAAGLAGRAVGTTTVETITALGNLVRPSSLARLAGAFVGNTDVPNDIRPVSPIGIVHLGEGLDFQALLALIGLINIVLGVFNGLPFYPLDGGHFAVALYERVTGRKADMRKLMPVAAAVMILVIFLFSVSLLLDIVNPISLG
- the dxr gene encoding 1-deoxy-D-xylulose 5-phosphate reductoisomerase; this translates as MTRPLIVLGVTGSIGRQVIEVAQRLGREVKAFAARRGSDALAELAETFPEALIGVAAPTGGERERFGSFGSRVRFGPEALVELASIPGTVVVNGVVGSAGLGASVAALEAGNRLALANKESLVAGGPVVLDALRRGGGELIPVDSEHSALFQCLVGERSRDVRRLILTASGGPLRSKTRDEIANVTPAEALAHPTWSMGPRITIDSATLVNKGFEVIEAHHLFGMEYESIDVVVHPQSIVHSLVEFEDGSLKAQIGEPDMRIPIQYAITYPNRERGGGRFDLAGKTLTFFEPDGEAFPAFGVVLEAGRRGGSTPAAVNAADEIAVRAFLDGRLGLLGIASVLEQTIERIPTIDVDTVDDVLAVDAEARAVASSLIGGAC